The nucleotide sequence CATCTCTGTCCACAGCGCGAGTGCTTCCATCCGCTCGGTCCTCCGAGCGGTAGCCCGGTCCGGTCCGAGGAGACCGGGCAGGGTGAGCATGGCCGCAGTGGTCAGCACGGCGGCCACCGGCCACCTGGTCAACGCCCCCGCCGCCACTCCGGCCATCAGGGCGATGGTGAGACGGCGCCGGTTCCACCCGGCTGGGAGGCGGCTGACCATACGCTGCCGCCACCCGTCGGCTGCCGTGTCGTGGAGAACGGGGCGGCGTAGCGCACCGCTGATGACCAGCAGGAGGCCGGTGCCGAAGGCGGCACCGAGGATCGCGGTGAGGACGCCGGTCGCCTCGCCCAGCCGTTCCGTGGTCATCGGTCTGCTCCCCACCAGGTGAAGCCCGCCGCTTCGGCGTCCAGCCCGGCCCCGATCAGGTCCTGGAGTGTTTCAGCGCGCAGGGGTGTGGCCGGGACAGCCCGGCCATCCTGCCCGGGGCGGTAGATCTCGTTCGAGACCAGCTGCGGCCCGTCGGCATCGACGACCTCGCGCACCGAGTCGATCACCCGTTTCCCCTCGGTGTCCCACCCCAGGTGCACCACGAAGTGGACGGCGGAGGCCACCAGCAGGTTGGTCGCCTCCAAGGACAGGCGCTCAGGGGCTTGGGCGGCGTAGGCCGCAAGCTTGGTGAACACCCCTCGGGACGTGGAGGCGTGGATGGTGGACAGCGAACCGTCGTTGCCCTGACTCATCGCGTTGCACATCGGGATGACCTCGCTGCCGCGGATCTCGCCGACGATGACACGGTCAGGTGACATGCGCAGTCCCCAGCGCACCAGCTCCGCCTGATCGATGGCGCCCTGTCCTTCGATATTGGGCTCCCGTGCCTGCATCGCCACCACATTGGGATGGGCCGCCGCATCGGTGTCGAGGCCCAATTCGAAGGTGTCCTCGATCGTGATCAGCCGCTCGGCCGGAGGAATCTGGGACGCGAAGGCGCGCAGGACCGTGGTCTTCCCGACATTGGTGCCACCGCCGATGACGATGTTCTTCCGGGCCCGCACCAGCGCCGCCAGAAAGGCCGCCATGGCCTGGTCGCACACCCCCAGGCGGACCAGGTCGTCCATGGACGCGGCGGGGTACCGATGGCGGCGTACGGACAGGGAAACGCGCCCGGTGACGGCCATCACGGCGAACAGCCGGGAGCCATCGGGGAGCTGGAGATTCAGCCGGGGCATACCGCGGTCGAAACGGCGCTCCTCCCCCTCCACACTGGCGGCCAGGGTCCGCACCAGCTCGATCAGTTCGTCATCCGACGCGGCCACCGGAGCCTCCCGCCGCCAGGCACCGTCCGCGGAGCGGATCCACACCACGTCGCACCCGTTGACGCAGATGTTCTCGATCGATTCATCCGCCAGCAGACGCTCCAGCCTGCCGGTGCCGAACAAAGCGTCCGTGACGGCCTGCGCGATGCGTTCTTCCACCGCCCCATCCACGGTGCCACCGCCATGGGCCAAGGAGGCACGGGCCCGGGCCGCAAGCTCCTCTTCCAGCAACCGCCGGACCGTGGCCCGCCGCTGGGATTCGCTCTCCGGTGGCAATCCTGCGGCTTCTCGTTCGTCGGCGTAGTGCGCCAGGCGGCTGACCACACGCTGGCGCACCTCCGCGGCCAGCTGCCGCTCACTCTCCTCGCGCAGACCGTAGTCCGTCATCGTGCTCATGACTGGCTCTCCTTCGTCGCAAGCCCTGCCAGCCCACGCCGAAGGTGGCCGCCCGGAGCCGGCACGGCTCCCAGCCCCGCGAGATCGCCGCTGAGCCCCTTCACCGCCACCTCGCCAGTACCGTTCAACTGGCGCGCCCAATCACCAGCTGCCGTCATCAACCGCAGCGCCCTCCAACCAGAGGTCCGCAGCACCGAACGAGCCTTCCCGGCCAAAACGTCAGCTGCCTTGGTGTCCCAGGGCAGGAAGACAACCCGGCTGACGCCGAGTGTCGCGGTGATCTCCCCAGCCGCATATGGGCATGGCCCTACCACGGCCAACACGTACCGCTCCGCTCGAGGCCCGGCCTCCGCCAGGTACGCATACGCGTGGGCCAACGCATCTGCCCCGCCCCGGGCCACCAGCACCACAGCCTCCGCCGCCTCGAGCAGGCCCTCGGCGTCCTCGCTGATACGGCCTACATCCAGCACGACCGTGCCCCGGTCTCCCTCATCGCCCAGCAACACCCGCTGCACGGACTCGGCTACCAAACGGACCGCCTCCGCGCATGCCCTGCCGCCTGCTGGCGAAATCACCGCGCGGACACCAAACGGCAGTTCCGTTGTAGCCCCGAGGAGCGAACCGGGCCGTTCCTTACGGGCCGAGGTAGCCACATCCAGCAGACCCGGGGTGTGCGGAACCCCGAACCGCACCGAGAGGTCACCACCCGAGACATCGGCCTCGACCACCACCGGCCGCACTCCCCCATCCGCCCGCTCCGGCCACGCAGCCGCCAGAGCCAGCACCGCCGTGGTCACCCCAGGGGCACCCTTGACCGACCCGACCACGATCAACCGCCTCACGGTGTCTCCCGCCCATCAGCAGGAAGCACGACCACACGCGGATGTTCCATCCCCGCAGCCCGCCGCACCGCCCCTGTCTCCACAAGCACGGTCACCACCCGCACCCCACCTGGAGACTCCGCAGCCTTCGCTCCGATCACCGTCCCCACTACCGGAGCCGCAGCCTCCTCCTCACGCTCTCCAGAGGCAGTCCCACCCGGCCCCTCCAACACAGCCACCCGGTCACCACGCACCACCCCAGGCGACGCGCTGCCCGCCTCGATAGCGAAAGCCACCTCGGACTGCCCCTTCGGAGGAAAGGCCCGCGCGCCTCCGAACTGTCCTGGCGCCAACAGCGCCCCTGCCACCAGCGGCACCCTCGCCCGCTGCCCCAGCACCCTCCCACGATCTGCTGCTGAGACCACGCCGGTCTCAGACGCCACATCCACCTGCCGCAAATCACCCACATCAAGGACACGTCCGGCTGGCACATCCCGCGCGAGCACCAATACGCTCTTCCGCTCCCCCACCATCGATGTGACTAGGACGAAGCCGACCGCCGAGACGACTACTGTCCCCACACCGGCCCAGATCCATCCCGGCCGACGCCGCACCCTGCCCGTCGCAGTCGACGGCCGCTGCTGCGGATCAGACGATCGCGCCCCTGGCAGACCAATACCCGCGCCCCTCGAGCGCGAAGGAGACATGGAGGTACCCACAATTCACTCCACAAGGAAGGAAAACTCGCTGCTGATTGCCACAGGCCCGTACTCAGCGGGCCGCATCTCGTCGCGGTATCGTCACCGCACGATGACAGCCTGAACCTCGTCGACCGCAAGCGGCCTCTCGGCGGCTATCACCAGCCCTGGCACCCGGCCGCTCTGTCCACCACCGTGCCACTCAACATCCCATATCACCCGCACCGACACCGTGAACGCCCGACCTGGCTCGTCCGAAGAAGACCGCCGGTAGGTGTAACTACAGTCAGGCGAGGACTGCTCCGGCCGAAACACCCCCGAATACTCCGTACCAGGGCCCATGCACGTCACCGAGCCATCATCGCCCATCGACCACACCGCCTGACGAGGCCGAGCTGTTGCCGTCACCCTCAAGCCCGGCACCGTAGCGGTCTCCGTCATCGGCCGCCACGTACTGTGCTCCACCCACATCCACGTGGGCACACCCACCACTTGCATGAAATCTTCATCCGGACTCGTCCGGATCGCAGGCTTCGGCAGTTGCAAACTCTCCACAGCTCGTCGTGCGACAACCGCTACCGACACCTGCTGGTGATGCTTCCGCTTGGGTCTTTTCGGCTTTCCCTTGTCAAAACGCGGCAAGATTCCCAAGCCATCTCCGAGCCCGTACTCCCATCCGTCTGACGTGACCGTTGGTGACTCGGAAGTCCCCCGCCTATGCTGCAACGGACCTCGCCGGGAATGAGCCGTGCCCTCTCTGCTCACGCTAGCCATACGTCTACCACGGGCTTCGGCGTGTACTTGGCATCCGCCAACTGCGCAACTTACCCCGCCAAAGATGCCTCGTCCGTCATCAGCTTGCGCGAACGGTCCGCTCACCATGAGATCCAACACTGCAAGCAGTGAAGCGATGGTCCAAGCGCCAACGCGTCGCGTGGTCAACATGTCCCGGCATCATGCATGTAGAAATACGAGACCTTCCACACAGATCCCTTTCGCAGCACCGTAGCGTCAGTCCTGAAGTGACTGCCCGGAACATCGTTCTTCAGCTTTCCGTCGAGCCTGTACTGAAGCCAATCGGTACCATCCACGCAGTCTCGCAGTTTCACCTTCTGAGTGGCAGCCGTGACGACCTTAGGATTAACGCGCAGCGTTCCCTTGATAACGACCTTATTTTTCTTGGCCTTTTTCAGGCCGTACTTCATCAGTTCCAGGGCTCCGTCTGTCGCGTGGTCGTCCAACATCGGAGAGCCTGCATCGGATGTGGCCGATGCGGCGGCCAGGTCCCGCCACATCGCTCGGTAGGCCACTCGGGCATCACCCTCGGCCTCATGAGCGATGTGCGAGGAGCTGTTCGAGGTTGAGACTGAAGGCTCGCGTCTACTTGGTGGCACGCCATCTAAGTCCGTTCCCGAACAACCGATCGCACACAAGTTGGCAACCAAGGTGGCTACGGGAACAATCCAGCGCCTTGTCATATGATCAAGATTCCGCACAGGCCCCCACCTTCCGTTCAACAACAAAGAAGAGAGTAGCAGGCCGATTGATCTAGACTGCGCAGATTCTCGCACCGACAGGACATCAATCCTCGCGGGGAGCATACCCCGCCACCGATGGACAACTAAGACAATCGCATTGAACCTAAGGCGGCATCGCCAACGCAATAAATCAGACTTCTAGCGCATGCCTTACGATTTAATAGTTCACACTCAGGGAACGCGTAGGCGCGGCCGCGCGCCGGACTTGAGTCTCCGCAGCTTACTTTTCGCGAAATATGCGCGTGGCCACGCTTGTCGTTGAATTCAGATTGCGAGGGGTCTCTTTCTCCGTTTAGCTACTCCAGTCCTCCGATGCGGTAAAGATTTCCATCCAGGCGACCTTCGTCTCGTCCCCTGACGGGCGGAACCCCCATCGGCCACGTGCAAACGCCTCTACGATCTGCAATCCGCGCCCCCGTTCCGGCAGCTCCATGAAGGCCTTCGCCCCACTGTTAAGCAATGGGGGCGTCACCGGTAGAAACGAATCGCTGTCTTCGATCTCGAAGATGAACGAGGCGCCTTTACGAATTAGGCGCATCTCGTACGGAGCGTGTGCGTGTTCCAAAGCGTTGGCCGTGAGTTCCCACGCCGCCATTACCGCCTCTCCGACGGCCTCATCGGGGATCCCTAGCTCGCGCAGTGCGCACAGCAACGCAACGCGGGTTTGTGAAGCGACATGGTGGTTTCTTCCCTTCCAGCGCCAAATCAATACCTGACCGCCGTCTCTCATCTGCATCACGGCCGCATCCTTCGCGCATTTTGGGACATCCACAGGAATAGGCCGTGGGTGGCGTTTCCGGACGCAAGCTGTATGGTGCTCGTATCGCTCGACAGGAGTGCGGCCTTGGGGACCATCGGTACAGCCGTTGGCGCTAAGCACTTGATCTTGATGGCCTAGCAGGTCAGACCCACGATCGTGGCGCCTTGAACGGAACCCCGGCGGTGGGCCGTCGCTCGCGGATACGGTCGCTGGGTCTGTTGTCGTACGAGAGGGACCGCGCGATGCCCGAGCGGATCTGGCACCCGATCAGCAAGCTGGAGTTCTTCGTCGAGCACACCCGGCGGTGGCTGGCCGATGTGAAGGAGAACGCCGAGGCGCTGGAGGAGGCCCGTACGAAGCCGCATGTCCTGGCGGACACCGACGTCGCCAGGGTGAAGCGGGTCCACACCGACCAGGCCGGCGACTTGACGCTGTTCGAGGAGCAGGCGGGGAAGTGGGGCCGGCTCCCGGATCTCAGCCCGTCGCGGCGCCAGAAGCTGAAGACCCTGAATGAGCAGTTGGCCGAGCTGTGGGAGCTGAACAAGAAGGTGCTGGAGCTCGCCGACGAGGTGGCGAAGGGCACCATCGACACCGTGATGGCGGCCTCGGACGCGGAGCTGGGCCTGGCGACGCTGCTCGGGCGAAGCCCCGGAGCGTAGAGGGCGTCAGCCGTCGGCCTTGGCCCGCATCTTGCGGGCGAGTTCGGCGTCGCTGCGGAGCCTTTCGGGGACCTTGTCGTCGACCTGGTCCTGGCTGTGGTCCTCGTCGCACGGGCATAGGCTCCAGCCGCTCGTCTCGATGTGGGCGGCGACGTGTTCGAGGGCTTGTGCGGTCTCGTCGAGGACGCCGACGGGGATCTGCACTTCGTCGCTGTCGGGGTCGTCGCCGATCACCAGGCCGAGTTCGAAGATCAGGTCGGCGGCGTGCTGCACGGTGCGGGAGTCACCGTTGTTGGCGGCGTACTTGACGGCCTGGGCCAGGGCCATCAGCGGGCGCGTGCACACCCAGCGGGGCATGGGAACCGTGCGCTTGTCGATACGCACGGTCCGTACGCCGTGGACGTCTTGCGCACCCTCGGCGGCCGGGTCGCCGGCCTTGGCGATTTGGCCGGCGATCGTCGAGGGCTCGATGTAGCGAAGGGCCGAGCGAGGCTGGATGTCCAGGCGGTCCGCCACGGCTGCCACGGCATGGGCGAGCACGTTGTGCACCGCCACGGGGACCACGTCCAGGCCGCGGGTGAGGAGTTCGGCCTCGGTCTGCGCGGCCAGTGCCTTGAAGGCCGCCGTGTTCCTGATATCTGCCACGGCCGACAGCGTAGGGCCTGACACCCGGCGGCATGGAACGGCAGAGAACCCCGGCGGTTGACCGCCGGGGTCCTGCCGGGTCAGCTCTGGTGCGGGAACTGGGCGAGGAGCGGGGCGCGCTGGGCGGGGCCGAGCCCTTGGACGCGGCGGCTCTCGGAGATGCCGAGGTCGGCAAGCAGTTGGCCGGCGCGGACCGAGCCGATGCCGGGGAGCGACTCGAGGAGGCGGCGTACGCGGATCTTGCCGACCACCGAGTCCTCGCGCTCCAGCAGGACTCTCAGCGCCAGGTCTCCGGCCTTGAGCTGAGCCAGCAGTTCGCCGCGCTCGCGGCGGACCGCGGCCGCCTTCTTCAGCGCCTCGGCCCTCTGGACCGGGGTCAGGGTGGGCAGGGCCATGGGCGCCGCTCCTCTTCTTCTCGTACCGGTGTGTGGCAGTCATCATCACCCCGCCATGGCGCCGTTGACCAGCGGGTTTACAGGTTTACAGCGGGGGCGTGGTGGCGGGGCTGCACGATGTCGTCGGCCTGGCCCTCGGCCTGCAGGGCGGCGCAGTCGGCGTGGGCCGCTTCGACGGCTTCGGGGTACGTCTGGGCCTTTTCGTGCTCGGCGAGCGCCCGGTAGATGCTGGCCAGGGAAGGGTTCCGTCCCTTGCGTTTGCCGGTGGCGATCCACAGGTCGGGGCGGATCTGCTCGACGGACTCGCCGTTTGCCCGTCGGCGGAGCACGGTGTGCAGCATGTCGTCGGTGATGACCTGGGGCCGGCCGCCGTGCTTGCCCTTGCGGGCCGCGGCGTCGAGCCCCTCCAGTGTCGACTCGCGGATGTTCTCTCGCTCGGTCTCCGCCATCGCTGCGAAGAACGCGAACAGCAGCTTTCCGGCGCCGCTGGGGTCGTACATCCCCTGGAGGGGACCGGCGAGCATCTCCAGCACCAGGCCGTGGGCAGTGAGGTGGTCCGCGAGCGCTGTGAGCTCGGCGGCATCGCGTCCCAGTCGTTTCATCTCGTACACCGTGACGATGACTCGGCAGTGCGGGGCGTGGGCCTTGATCTCGCGGGCGGCCCCCAGCGCGGCCTCGAACTGCGGGCGGACCCGTACGCGGGTGCTGATCTTCTCGCTGAAGATTTTGTCCCTCGGGATGCCGTGCTTGGCCAGGGCATCGAGCTGGGACTGGAGTTCTTGGCTCAGGTGCGAGCATCTCGCGTATCCGATGCGGATGTCCGCGCTCGGGGTGTCCGGGTCGATGGGCGCCGGGGGCGGGGTGCCCGGCCGCCACGACTGCCCCGGGCTCCGGTCGGCCGGGGTCGGCACCCGCAGGAGCTTGGCGAGCCGGGGCACCTTCGTGAAGCGGCCGGTGTGGTAGGTGCCGGCGACCGCGCCGGAGCGCGAGCGGCACGGCGAGCCGGGCTCGGCGCCGCAGCGGGGGCAGGGGTGGCGCTCGACTTCGTCCGCGTCGGTCGGGGAAGGCTCTTGAAGGTTCGTCATGCCCCCTGGATCTTGTCACAAACATTTCTCAGAAGGAGGCGACTCGCCTCTTTGTGTGAGAACGGGTTCTGAGAATCGATCGGAGATCAACGGGGTCCCGGCGGCCCCTTCTTGATCTTGCTCCGGCAAAGGTTCGTTTGTGAGAGCGTGGCCCCTGGGAGGGGGCGGCCGGAATACGCCAGAAAGGGATCGTCGGGTCGCGTTGTAGCTGGTTTGAGCGGGGACGCAACGACGCCCGAGCGTTGGGCTCGGGCGTCGTTGGCGTAGCGTTGTTGGGTGGGTTCGGTTGGTGAGCAGGCCGTTTCGGTGATGGACGACGTTCAGTCCTGGTCTGCGGCGTCGGCGGCTTGGGCGAGGTGTTCGGCTTGGCAGTCGGCGCATCGCCGGGGAACTACCGCACAGTCCACCGAGGCGCGTTCCACAGACCGCCCCTGAGCCCGGAAGGCGAACGGGGCAGTTCGGGGCTGAGGCCGGACAGCGCCACCTCCCTACGACGGAATCTCCCAGACGTCGACGGAACTGCACTTTCCACTGCTGATGACCACAGGGCGACCGTGGAGCTCGGCCAGCCGTACCCCGAACACCTCGGAATCGTACTTCTGGAACGGCCGGCCCAGCAGCCGACGTTCCGCCAGGTCCCAGACGCAGATGGTGCCGTCCTCGGCCCCGGTGACTGCGACCGGGACCCCGTG is from Streptomyces hygroscopicus and encodes:
- a CDS encoding type II secretion system protein E — translated: MSTMTDYGLREESERQLAAEVRQRVVSRLAHYADEREAAGLPPESESQRRATVRRLLEEELAARARASLAHGGGTVDGAVEERIAQAVTDALFGTGRLERLLADESIENICVNGCDVVWIRSADGAWRREAPVAASDDELIELVRTLAASVEGEERRFDRGMPRLNLQLPDGSRLFAVMAVTGRVSLSVRRHRYPAASMDDLVRLGVCDQAMAAFLAALVRARKNIVIGGGTNVGKTTVLRAFASQIPPAERLITIEDTFELGLDTDAAAHPNVVAMQAREPNIEGQGAIDQAELVRWGLRMSPDRVIVGEIRGSEVIPMCNAMSQGNDGSLSTIHASTSRGVFTKLAAYAAQAPERLSLEATNLLVASAVHFVVHLGWDTEGKRVIDSVREVVDADGPQLVSNEIYRPGQDGRAVPATPLRAETLQDLIGAGLDAEAAGFTWWGADR
- a CDS encoding flagellar protein FlgA, whose amino-acid sequence is MGTSMSPSRSRGAGIGLPGARSSDPQQRPSTATGRVRRRPGWIWAGVGTVVVSAVGFVLVTSMVGERKSVLVLARDVPAGRVLDVGDLRQVDVASETGVVSAADRGRVLGQRARVPLVAGALLAPGQFGGARAFPPKGQSEVAFAIEAGSASPGVVRGDRVAVLEGPGGTASGEREEEAAAPVVGTVIGAKAAESPGGVRVVTVLVETGAVRRAAGMEHPRVVVLPADGRETP
- a CDS encoding recombinase; protein product: MTNLQEPSPTDADEVERHPCPRCGAEPGSPCRSRSGAVAGTYHTGRFTKVPRLAKLLRVPTPADRSPGQSWRPGTPPPAPIDPDTPSADIRIGYARCSHLSQELQSQLDALAKHGIPRDKIFSEKISTRVRVRPQFEAALGAAREIKAHAPHCRVIVTVYEMKRLGRDAAELTALADHLTAHGLVLEMLAGPLQGMYDPSGAGKLLFAFFAAMAETERENIRESTLEGLDAAARKGKHGGRPQVITDDMLHTVLRRRANGESVEQIRPDLWIATGKRKGRNPSLASIYRALAEHEKAQTYPEAVEAAHADCAALQAEGQADDIVQPRHHAPAVNL